One window from the genome of Coturnix japonica isolate 7356 chromosome 21, Coturnix japonica 2.1, whole genome shotgun sequence encodes:
- the ARHGEF10L gene encoding rho guanine nucleotide exchange factor 10-like protein isoform X7 translates to MKQERLREGPRQSVWIPCAMASSQLPPCPTVGTVLASQPPSKLPPGEEDLGEAFDFEDSDEEEEDEDSATEPSRGAVLQAPPRRHRVTSSSTEGLVPETQEGLPEGVSNGETCEDPPDINTQTWKRKSGRRGDRLEFTAAEDDVIYDDVPCENLDVNQEGRSLIYEDVQRGEELGWSSSEFESYSEESGEESKPEAEPAKHRTSFQPKMTQLMKAAKSGTKDGLEKTKIAVMRKVTFLHRKEVPGDSEEEDTGFLEVTVSDMKHPPPELGPMPTGLSPQQVVRRHILGSIVQSERSYVESLKRILQDYRNPLMEMEPKVLSARKCQVVFFRLKEILQCHSMFQIALSSRVAEWDSAEKIGDLFVASFSKSMVLDVYSDYVNNFTTAMSLIKKACLTKPAFLDFLKKRQMASTDRVTLYGLMVKPIQRFPQFILLLQDMLKNTPKGHADRLSLQLALTELETLAEKLNEQKRVADQMAEIQQLSKSISDRSSLSKMLNSGQRQLLLCETLTETVYGDRGQLIKSKERKVFLLNDMLVCANINFKPVSPRGQLEISSLVPLGPKYVVKWSTALPQVQVVEVGQESGAYDKDNVVIHNAGAKKHAPTGPASHNKVYLGPPRLFQELQDLQKDLAVVEQITLLISTLHGTYQNLNMTVAQDWCLALQRMMKVKEEEIHSANKCRLRLLLPGKPDKSGRPISVMVVFITPNPLSKISWVNCLHLAKIGLREENQPGWLCPDEDKKSKAPFWCPILSCHMPAFSSKALDLQLSTAVHNPVQSSLLGFSAVSTSLPQGYLWVGGGQEGAGGQVEIFSLNRSVPRTVKSFPVSSPVLCMEYIPEAAEGDTVGSEEPRAGAEQPPATLHPTVCLGLRDGSISVYGSVDTGTQCLLTCKSPGMQPVLCLKHSPEYLFAGLQDGTVAAYPRNNGGLWDLSEQPTCLPVGTGPVRALLMLDETLWASCANQVTVLDTSTLCAQQTFEAHPDTEASVTHMIKAGSGVWMAFSSGSSIRLFHTETLEHLQEINIATRTTFVLPGQRNVRVTSLLICQGLLWVGTDQGIIVLLPVPRLEGIPKITGKGMVSLNGHGGPVDFLAVALSTLAPDVLKGDQEEEEGEEEKPPEMDGPTPREIRKKGILLQYRLRSTSHLPGQLLSVRDAPAGTVSPEHTEEDGSVYEMADDPDVWVRSRPCARDAPRKEISSVAIISGGRGYRNFNCEPQRRGGDADSTLLIWQLPLML, encoded by the exons aTGAAACAG gaAAGGCTCAGGGAAGGGCCCAGGCAGAGTGTGTGGATCCCCTGTGCTATGGCTTCATCCCAGCtgcccccctgccccacagtAGGTACTGTCCTTGCTTCGCAGCCCCCCAGCAAGCTTCCCCCTGGTGAGGAGGACCTCGGTGAAGCCTTTGACTTTGAGGAcagtgatgaggaggaggaggacgaaGATTCAGCCACTGAGCCAAGCAGGGGAGCAGTCCTTCAGGCCCCTCCTCGCAGGCACCGTGTCACCAGCTCCAGCACCG AGGGGCTGGTGCCAGAGACCCAGGAAGG GCTGCCGGAGGGAGTGAGCAATGGGGAAACCTGTGAGGACCCCCCTGATATCAACACCCAGACCTGGAAGAGGAAAAGCGGCCGCCGAG GTGATCGCTTGGAGTTCACAGCGGCAGAGGATGATGTGATTTATGATGACGTCCCCTGTGAGAACCTTGATGTCAACCAGGAAG GGCGCAGCCTGATCTACGAGGACGTGCAGCGGGGCgaggagctgggctggagctCCAGTGAGTTTGAGAGCTACAGTGAGGAGTCGGGTGAGGAGAGCAAACCAGAGGCTGAGCCAGCCAAGCACCGGACCTCCTTCCAGCCCAAG ATGACGCAACTGATGAAGGCGGCCAAAAGTGGTACCAAGGATGGGCTGGAGAAGACCAAGATTGCAGTGATGAGAAAGGTGACCTTCCTGCACCGTAAGGAAGTGCCAG GAGACTCAGAGGAGGAAGACACAGGTTTCCTGGAGGTCACAGTCTCTGACATGAAGCACCCACCGCCCGAACTTGGTCCCATGCCCACAGggctcagcccccagcag GTGGTGCGGCGACACATCCTGGGCTCCATTGTGCAGAGTGAGCGCAGCTATGTGGAATCCCTGAAGCGCATCTTGCAG GATTACAGGAACCCTCTGATGGAGATGGAGCCCAAAGTGCTGAGTGCCCGGAAATGCCAGGTGGTTTTTTTCCGCCTAAAGGAGATTCTGCAGTGCCACTCCATGTTCCAGATCGCTCTCTCCTCCCGTGTAGCTGAGTGGGACTCTGCTGAGAAGATTGGAGACCTCTTTGTGGCCTCG TTCTCCAAGTCAATGGTGCTGGATGTCTACAGCGACTACGTCAACAACTTCACCACTGCCATGTCCCTTATCAAGAAGGCTTGTCTCACCAAACCTGCCTTCCTCGACTTCCTTAAG AAGCGGCAGATGGCCAGCACCGATCGGGTGACGCTGTATGGGCTGATGGTGAAACCCATCCAGAGGTTCCCCCAGTTCATCCTTCTCCTACAG GACATGCTGAAGAACACCCCCAAGGGCCATGCAGACCGCCTGTCCCTCCAGTTGGCCCTCACTGAGCTGGAGACGTTGGCTGAGAAGCTCAATGAGCAGAAGCGTGTGGCTGACCAGATGGCTGAGATCCAACAGCTCAGCAAAAGCATCAGCGACCGCAGCAGCCTCAGTAAG ATGCTGAACTCTGGGCAgcggcagctgctgctctgtgagacACTGACAGAGACGGTGTATGGTGACCGGGGGCAGCTCATCAAGTCCAAGGAGCGAAAAGTTTTCCTCCTCAACGATATGCTGGTCTGTGCCAACATCAACTTCAA GCCAGTGAGCCCAAG AGGCCAGCTGGAAATTAGCAGCCTGGTGCCGCTGGGTCCCAAATACGTGGTGAAGTGGAGCACAGCCCTCCCGCAGGTGCAGGTGGTGGAAGTGGGGCAGGAGAGTGGTGCCTATGACAAGGACAACGTGGTTATCCACAACGCTGGTGCCAAGAAGCATGCACCCACCGGGCCAGCCTCGCACA atAAAGTCTACCTGGGGCCACCGCGGCTtttccaggagctgcaggaccTACAGAAGGATCTGGCAGTAGTGGAACAGATCACCCTGCTCATCAGCACGCTGCACGGCACCTACCAG AACCTGAACATGACAGTGGCCCAGGACTGGTGCTTGGCCCTGCAGAGGATGATGAAggtgaaggaggaagagatcCATTCTGCCAACAAGTGCCGCCTCCGACTCCTGCTGCCTGGCAAGCCAGACAA GTCTGGCCGCCCCATCAGTGTCATGGTGGTCTTCATCACTCCAAATCCTCTGAGCAAGATCTCCTGGGTCAATTGCCTTCACCTGGCCAAGATTGGGCTGC GGGAGGAGAACCAGCCGGGCTGGCTCTGTCCTGATGAAGACAAGAAGAGCAAAGCTCCCTTCTGGTGCCCCATCCTCTCCTGCCACATGCCTGCCTTTTCCTCCAAAGCCCTTGATCTGCAG ctcagcactgctgtgcacaaCCCTGTGCAATCCTCACTGTTGGGTTTCTCTGCCGTCAGCACTTCGTTGCCTCAGGGCTACCTCTGG GTTGGGGGTGGCCAGGAAGGTGCCGGGGGACAAGTGGAGATCTTCTCCCTCAATCGCTCGGTGCCGCGGACAGTAAAATCCTTCCCAGTGTCATCGCCAGTGCTGTGCATGGAGTACATCCCCGAGGCAGCTGAGGGGGACACAGTGGGGTCCGAGGAGCCCCGAGCAGGTGCTGAGCAGCCCCCTGCAACTCTGCATCCCACTGTTTGCTTGGGACTGCGGGATGGCAG CATCTCAGTGTATGGCAGCGTGGACACGGGGACACAGTGCCTGCTGACCTGCAAGAGCCCTGGCATGCAGCCGGTCCTCTGCCTGAAGCACAGCCCTGAGTACCtgtttgcagggctgcaggatggaaCGGTGGCTGCATATCCCAGGAACAATG GGGGGCTGTGGGACCTGAGTGAGCAGCCCACCTGCCTGCCTGTGGGCACTGGCCCCGTGCGTGCCCTCTTGATGCTGGATGAGACCCTCTGGGCCAGCTGTGCCAACCAGGTCACGGTCCTTGACACTTCTACCCTCTGTGCTCAG CAAACCTTTGAGGCTCACCCGGACACAGAGGCCAGCGTGACACACATGATCAAGGCAGGTAGTGGTGTCTGGATGGCGTTTTCCTCAGGTTCCTCTATCCGCCTCTTCCACACTGAGACACTGGAGCACCTGCAGGAGATCAACATTGCCACCAGGACCACCTTTGTCCTCCCAG GGCAAAGAAATGTCCGTGTCACCAGCCTGCTCATCTGCCAGGGTTTGCTTTGGGTTGGCACTGACCAGGGCATCAttgttctgctgcctgtgccCCGGTTGGAGGGCATCCCTAAAATCACTG GAAAAGGCATGGTGTCCCTCAATGGGCATGGTGGCCCCGTGGACTTCTTGGCTGTGGCACTGAGCACATTGGCTCCTGATGTGCTAAAAGGAGAccaagaggaagaggaaggtgagGAAGAGAAACCCCCAGAGATGGATGGACCCACACCAcgggaaataaggaaaaaagggatTTTGTTGCAATACCGTCTCCGTTCCACCTcccacctccccgggcagctgctgtcagtgcgGGATGCTCCAGCTGGGACTGTTAGCCCAGAGCATACAGAAGAAGATGGCTCTGTTTATGAGATGGCCGATGACCCCGATGTGTGGGTCCGGAGCCGGCCCTGTGCCCGCGATGCTCCCCGCAAGGAGATCTCCTCTGTTGCCATCATTTCAGGGGGCAGAGGGTATCGTAACTTCAACTGTGAGCCGCAGCGCCGCGGTGGTGATGCTGACAGCACCCTGCTCATCTGGCAGCTCCCACTGATGCTATAG